Proteins found in one Dermochelys coriacea isolate rDerCor1 chromosome 17, rDerCor1.pri.v4, whole genome shotgun sequence genomic segment:
- the MRPS23 gene encoding 28S ribosomal protein S23, mitochondrial has translation MAGSRLEKLGTVFTRTRDLLRSRVLAEAQKPLWFDVYAAFPPLREPIYRESRQRYGKVKDVIPPLLYQEDEIRATFYEAYGNGPKAFELSRLNFKSTCQRFVEKFNELQKEGKIEPEKLFEETGRQLLAEGIILRRKGTANVAQQTLQEAKTRDLLLEMNLQTTLEERQEQKQDQEEDHLESTDMQKENPLS, from the exons ATGGCGGGGAGCCGGCTGGAGAAGCTGGGGACTGTGTTCACGCG gacaCGGGATCTGCTGCGGTCCAGGGTGCTGGCTGAGGCGCAGAAGCCCTTGTGGTTTGATGTGTATGCCGCTTTCCCTCCGCTGAGGGAGCCCATCTACCGGGAGTCCCGTCAGCGCTATGGCAAAGTGAAGGATGTTATCCCTCCCCTTCTGTACCAAGAGGATGAGATCCGAGC GACATTTTATGAAGCATATGGGAATGGTCCAAAAGCCTTTGAACTGTCACGATTAAACTTTAAATCCACCTGCCAGAG GTTTGTTGAGAAATTCAATGAActgcaaaaagaaggaaaaattgaGCCGGAAAAATTGTTTGAAGAAACAGGAAGGCAGCTTTTAGCAGAGGGGATCATTCTACGAAGAAAAGGAACAGCAAAT GTAGCACAACAGACTCTTCAAGAGGCCAAAACCAGGGATCTTCTGTTAGAAATGAATCTTCAAACCACGTTGGAGGAGAGACAGGAACAGAAGCAAGACCAGGAGGAGGACCATCTCGAATCAACAGACATGCAGAAGGAAAATCCCTTGTCCTAA